The genomic interval CCGGCCCAAAACCAGCCCTGATCAACTTCAAAGCGCTTTTTAATTAACTCTGGTAGCTCACCATGCACCGCCGAAATGTTGACTCCGCCTTTTTCAAATACTTCTCCTTTTTCAATCACGCGGCTGTGCCCACCGCCCCCTCCTTCACGATCCCAGTCGTCATGGCGAAACCGGGCTTTGGGTTCAAAATCTTCAAGACGATTACAGATTTTATCCTGAAGATCTTGGATGTAGGCCTTAAACTTATTTTTCAGGGATGCGTTCGAGTCCCCCTTCGAAGGGGGGGCAGGGGGATGATTTACAATCCATCCTTTAATAGATCGTTCAACATTTTTGAGATCGTTCATAACTTCCTCATCCGAAAATCGCAGTACTGTAAAACCTTTTTCTTCGAGCTTTTTTTGCCGCTCTTTATCCTCATACCACTTTCGCTCATCCTCGTGTGAATAGCCGTCTACTTCAATAACAAGCTGGAGTTCCTTGCACATAAAATCAGCGATATAATTTAATACCGGGCGCTGGCGCAAAAAAGTATAACCCTTCATCTTACCTGCCCGTAACAGTTCACTCCAGAGCCGAATTTCAGCACTGGTAGAATCTTTACGAAGTTTACGGGCAAGCTCTTTTAGATCCTTATTGTAACCGTAATTATTATCTTCAACTGACATAATTTCTTGCTTTAGGTCATCCCCCTTACTCCCCCTTCAAAGGGGGAGATTGTGATACTAAGCTGTTTAAGTACTTGCTTTTGCTTCATACTCCTTAACCGTATCCACAAAGGCACGGGCATGATCTACAGGGATGTTCGGGCGAATGCCGTGACCCAGATTTGCAATATATTTTTGGGGACCAAAACGATCAATCATTCGCTTGGTTTGGTGCTCAATTTCATCAATCGACATCAATAATTTTGAGGGGTCAATATTGCCCTGCAGTACAATGTCACCACGTGTTTTTTCACGAGCATATTCTGGAGTGATCGTCCAATCGATGCCTAAGGCAGCAGCACTACTTTTAAAACTGAGCCGCTCTAATGCATACCAACTGCCCTTGGCAAAAAGAATGACAGGCACCTCATCAATAGCATCACAAATTTCCATCAAGTACGGCATAGCCCATTCGTTGAAATCCTCAGGACTTAGCAAGCCGGACCATGAATCAAACAGTTGTACCACCTGCGCCCCGGCATCCACTTGTGCCTGTAGATAATCGATAGTTGCCTTGGTCAACTCTTTCATAACATGCTTGGCCGCATCAGGATGCTGATACATAAAGGCTTTGGCTTTGGAAAAATGCTTAGATCCTTCACCCTGAACCATATAGCAAAAGAGCGTCCATGGTGCACCGGCAAAACCAATCAATGGAACCCGCCCGTTGAGTTCTTTACGCGTCAATGTGATTGCCTCCATTACATGATTGAGCTTCTCCGGCACATCTTCAGCCAAAATAGCAAAAGCATCATCCACGCTTCGGATAGGATTTTCCATTACCGGCCCCTTGCCCTTTACTAAATCCACATCAATGCCCAGTGCCTGTGGAATCGTCAAAATATCAGAAAAAAGGATAGCCGCATCGGGCTCCAATTCATCGATGGGCTGGATAGTAATTTCACAGGCCAGCTCCGGCGTTTCGACACGTTCGAAAAACGTATATTTCTTACGCAACTTCATATATTGCGGCAGGTATCGTCCAGCCTGTCGCATCATCCACACTGGCGGACGTTCTACCTCTTCACCACGAAGAGCACGAAGTAACAAATCGTTTTTAAGTTCTGGAAAATTGTTGCTCATCAATCTATATTATTTTATTGGATGCAGACCTGACAGACAAGCACGAATGAATCGGTCTAATCTGAAGTCTCTCCTTGAACCTGATTAAAGATATAATTAGAAGTTGTTCGGAGCAGTACTTCGGTATCGGGCTGTTTAGCAATTTCAATATGCTGATCCGTTTCTTTTTTTAATGCTTTTGCTGTTGTTGGCCCGATAGCAAAAAGCGGCGGCAACTCATTATCAAAACCTTCACCTTGTGCAAATCCTTCGACAGCACTGGGACTGTAAAACAGAATACCACTTATATGTTCTCTGGGCATTTCTACAGGGTTAATAACCGTTTCGTATACTTCTACCTCAATAACTTCAATATCATTCTCAACAAGCCGGTTAGTCATTTCATCGCGGCTCAAATTACCATGAAAATAAATAAGTGAATCACTTTTACCCTCTTCAATAATCAGCTCAGCTAAATGCTCGCTGTCTTCGGTCCGAGGGACTTTTGCATTGAGTCCCAAATCCTGTAGGGCTTCTCTGGTTTTTGAACCCACTGCAAATAGTTGCACTTCGGGACGCACTTGCAAGCCGG from Fodinibius salinus carries:
- the hemE gene encoding uroporphyrinogen decarboxylase, whose product is MSNNFPELKNDLLLRALRGEEVERPPVWMMRQAGRYLPQYMKLRKKYTFFERVETPELACEITIQPIDELEPDAAILFSDILTIPQALGIDVDLVKGKGPVMENPIRSVDDAFAILAEDVPEKLNHVMEAITLTRKELNGRVPLIGFAGAPWTLFCYMVQGEGSKHFSKAKAFMYQHPDAAKHVMKELTKATIDYLQAQVDAGAQVVQLFDSWSGLLSPEDFNEWAMPYLMEICDAIDEVPVILFAKGSWYALERLSFKSSAAALGIDWTITPEYAREKTRGDIVLQGNIDPSKLLMSIDEIEHQTKRMIDRFGPQKYIANLGHGIRPNIPVDHARAFVDTVKEYEAKAST
- a CDS encoding uroporphyrinogen-III synthase, producing MRQDKRNILVTRPLTARQIEYARILGLEPIIKPALHFNFPDYWDSVLKVINENLKSNWVFTSTNGVKALNELMQAGLQVRPEVQLFAVGSKTREALQDLGLNAKVPRTEDSEHLAELIIEEGKSDSLIYFHGNLSRDEMTNRLVENDIEVIEVEVYETVINPVEMPREHISGILFYSPSAVEGFAQGEGFDNELPPLFAIGPTTAKALKKETDQHIEIAKQPDTEVLLRTTSNYIFNQVQGETSD